The Gossypium hirsutum isolate 1008001.06 chromosome A13, Gossypium_hirsutum_v2.1, whole genome shotgun sequence nucleotide sequence ttgtctccaaaacTCTCAACAAACTTGTGAATACCATTTTAGACATcctaaaattaatcatacaaCGTGATTCGTGACCGTCAAGGATCTCTCGAATCCATGTCTCACCTGACTGTTTTGAATTCATGCATGGTTGCTTTAATATATACTTCTCGTAATATGATTGCACGGAAGAAGATGCAACAACAAATAATTGGTTAAAACATTCCATGCgttgtaaaatctctttcttttctctttcatcaTCACTTTCATCACCGCTGTAATTCTCAACTATACTCATCACCTGTGAAAAAATTTGAACATctaaaatcatatataaacaactattgataaaactaatttagtataaataagtagaacataaatCAATATCCAAATACCAAacataaacaactattaataaaactagattacacataaataagtagaacacaaattcaatatctaaaaaccaaacataaacaaccaTGGGTAAAACTAGATTACacataaataagtagaacataaattcaatatccaaaaaccaaacataaataactattgaCAAAACTAGTTTAGCATTTTTAGTCGACCACATAATAGATATCTCCGAACCCTAGAAGAtcagaaaattttcaactatccTCCATTTCCATCTTAAGCCACAAAACTCTAATCTtgggattaattgataaaaacataattcGCTTGTCCTTATTGAGCAATAATCTAAGTGTGAAAAAGTATAGCAGACTAGCTTCGGGAACTTCTTCCGACATGCTGTCGAGCACTTTGGCTGCTTGTGGAATACCATATGGATCCATAACATGAGTCAAACTAGATGTGGCTTGACTCATATTGTCAGGTGCAttgcataatttttctatttgactGGACAATCTTGCAGCCTCTCCAATTTGCTTCGAggatttctttcttccagtcTTAAAATGTGAACTTGATATAtcagggttttttcttttttgaccgtttccatcaatttgaacatcatttgaaatgtgaacatCATTTAAAATGTGAACATCATTTAAAATGTGAACATCATTTCTCACATTTTCTTCATCATCCTCTTCATGTATTTCATTGTTAACATCTTCAAAAAAATCACTACAGAGTGTACCAGAAGAAGGTGCCCATGCTTTATCACCTGTTGCAACTATTCCCATAAACATTTGGTCTAACTTCCCTTCGAATTCAGGATCAATGCCCGATGTTCTAAATTTTTGAGCTTCAGGCACAACCTACATatcaaatgatattttaataacaGTAATTATCAATAaactcataaataagaaaaaaaatattcagaATTATTAATGTACCTTTAGCCTACTCTCCCACCAATCATCCGAAGCATCGACGGTTCTTTTAATAGGATTCCACCCTAGACCAGTATCTTCGCCTTTAAGTTTCTTCCAAGCTTTCCATTCTTTTTTTAGGGCATCCCACCTATTTTTAAGTTGTCTTTGTGAAAAAGCCATGCCCGTTTCTTTCTCAAAGTTGATCATTATTTTCAACCATCCATCTTTTGTGAAATAAGTACCAGACCTATTGCCTTTCAATATCTCTTTAATACAAATATCATAAAATGTTTCTGTCAATCTCTTATCCCACACTGCTTTCACTTTTTCACCACTAACTTCAATCGCCGACGTACTCATCTATTGTGTATACGAATAGATTCGTTTCAGCCAGTAAagcaatcaagaaaatcaaatgtcacaaaagtatatttttttacatgtgtatcaaaatcaagataggatcctaagattttttttctcaatcaaaatcaaatttccaAGACCTGAATAATAATCAAGAAAGAGAACACAACTAATAATAGCATCAAACACAATTAAACCATGCAGCTTCAATGGCAAAACAAGCATACTAATAAAACATAGAGAGGTTGTTTAACGCTAAAATATATACAAGCTAATACTAGGGTAATCACGCGCataagataatatatataaatatatatggtcatagtataaaaatattgcagtcaatatataaatatatatggtcATAGTCTAAACCAATGGAGAAAAAGGATAGAGGGATCGTTTGTCTTGCAAGAATGATTCAtggttatatataaatatataaatatatattgggttcatTGACTACAGCAAAAATAGTTCGGGCTTTTGATTTCAGTCTTACAGATTTTAAACcattaacttatatatataccattAGCAAAGTTCAAATTAATCCAATTTTCATGAGCAGGGATGTTATAATTACTAGCTTTTCgggtttaaatattttacattcAACAAAAGGGTACCTGTACCCGAAACCGACACAGGTGGGTAGGTAGAGAATACTTAGGGGCGCGAGACAACTCTCTCTAAGGAACTCGGCAAAATAGCCCCGTAACTTCGGGAGAAGGGGTGCCTCCTCACAAAGGGGGTCGCAGTGACCAGGCCCGAGCGACTGTTTACCAAAAACACAGGTCTCCGCAAAGtcgtaagaccatgtatgggggCTGACGCCTGCCCAGTGCCGGAAGGTCAAGGAAGTTGGTGACCTGATGACAGGGGAGCCGGCGACCGAAGCCCCGGTGAACGGCGGCCGTAACTATAACGGTCCTAAGGTAGCGAAATATTCTTGTTATTGCTTCGACTCATATTCCCCAAAAAGTGGATCCCACTCTAATAGCCccgaataaattaaatacatgtatTAAGATACGAAGGCTTCTTATTCCACAACAACGAAAGCACTTTTTCACTCTTTCATATACTAGGGGATTTCacttggaaaagaaaatgttcCATACTAATGGATTCGGGTCCATAACCGTGGGTTCCAATGCACGAGATCTTGTAGCACTCACCAATGAGGCCCTATCGATTAGTATTACACAGAAGAAATCAATTATAAACACTAATACAATTAGATCTGCTCTTCATAGACAAACCCGTTCGTGCTTTAAAAGAAGCGATTTGTTATCGAGCCGTTTTATTAGGAATAACGAGAGCATCTCTGAACACTCAAAGTTTTATATATGAAGCAAGTTTTCAAGAAACTGCTCGAATTTTAGCAAAAGCTGCTCTCCGGGGTCGTATCGATTGGTTGAAAGGCCTGAAAGAAAACGTTGTGCTTGGGGGTATGATACCCGCCGGTACCGGATTCAAAGGATTAGTGCACCGGTCACGGCAACATAACAACATTCttttggaaacaaaaaaaaaagaatttcttCGAGGGAGAAATGAGAGATATTTTTTCCACCACCGAGAATTATTTGACTCTTGCATTTCAAACAATTTACATGATACATCAGGCCGCTCTTTTATAGTTTTATATAACACATAGGTGAATATTTAGTATATTGACAATATACTGTTTTTCACaccttaaaaatttaatatatgtttcattttttttatcaaaacatgttttttttaacatttattttgtaaatattttatacttATCAACTCCCTAACCTTACCTATTTTTTTACCATAATTCATCGTACCTGTGGGGggcaaaattatttttaaataatagttTTTCAAAACAATTATATTTTGGTGTAAGATCCAACGTGCCTATAACGTTGATTATGGATTGTAGAATATGTCGGTATTGCTAAAAAGTGAAGATCCTTATAGTTTAATCcccttaataaataaataaaaaactgataatctttggtttataaaatcataatGGAAGAACAAAATGCAATTAAGTAAAAACCTACAACTTCCATGACTAAAATCATACACAATAGAACATCATTTCAATTTAggcatttatatatgtatatatatatatcaagtagTTTAGCAAAATGGATTAAAGAAAAAAGTGCCTAAACAAGGTATTGGTAATATTCTAATATTAGAAATCATTTTATCAACCGACCTAGAAAATCCATACCATTTCTGTAGTTGACATTGTGTGAGAATGCTAAACGTGCAGTGTAAAAACTAGAAGCCAAAGAAAGCTAAAGGAAGCTGCAATCAAATCTTTGAGCCTTCAGGTAATAGCAAGCACGgcacaaaaaggaaaaaatgactTTTTTCTCAAGAGGGTATCCAACTGTCTCCCAACTAAAGGAAAATGGAAGGTGAGCCAATTCCAAGGAGAAATAACATTAAACTAAAGGAAGAAATTTTAGAACTTTTTTTGTGCCAAATTTGTGAGACCAAATTTCTAATTACACAAACTACCAGATTACCATAGGATGTCAGATTATTGCAAAGACATCTCCAACTAGACAACTAGATGAGCATCTAAAGATTCTAAGGATcagttatattttttaattgagaGCAAAAGATTGACAAATGCAGAAACAAACAATGCACCCTGCAGGCATGATTGATGGAGGCACAATGAGTACTCCTTTGACAAAGAAATATACTAATACATCAGGTAAAATAAACGATAGAAAGAAACCAAAGTTTTGATACCTCCAGCGACATGCATCAAAAAGTGAGGTGGgcacttatcaaatattttatttgaaatggtttgaaattgagttaaaatccaaaaaataagTTTTACACATATGCTTACAAAATCTAGTGATTGATTGCTTGCACATTTATGACATACTATCAGCACAAAAATTGATTTCTTGTTTAGATCATTTTTTTGACAGAAAACTCAATTTGTATACtttattatttaacttaataCAAATGAACTGTAAGGATTCGTCAATTGGGTTTTGTTGGGTCATCAAAGATTGAAGATTGTTATCGGATGAGGAATCATAGAGAGGAACCAAAGGAAGATCAAAGTGGAAGTTCTCATTGAATGTATCAGGCGGAACATATATATTGTAAGACATTTGAAAACCCAATTGGCTATGTTAAAAGAAAGATAGTTTCTTAGCTGCGGCATCTACAAAGCAAACACCATCTGGTTTTTGGCTACTGAACATaagcttttaaaaattttcattaaagtGAATTCATTGTTGTAGTATCACATATCTACCACACAAATGCAAGCCAGTATTAGACCATCACAGATTATTTTATGAGCAGTAAAAACATAGCAACAGGTTACAATGTTTCTCTTTTAAGCATAATCCTTGCCAAAGTACCAAAGATGAAAAGGATAAAACCTTGAATATGAAGCAAAACAGCAGTTGCAGAGATGTTGAGAAGCTCGAATATGAAGAAAAACAGGATGCCCaggtgaaaaaaaaaagtgaaaaaatgtgaacattatttcataattatttcaaaaatgaaAGAGAATAAGAGATGCAAAAAATAAAACTCACCACCGGTGGAGAATAGGAACAAAGTAGAGAAGAAAGAGTAAAGTTACAGAGAAGAAAGAGTAAAGGCAAAGAAGCAGGTTAAAATAGGAAATACAAGCCAAAGAAGCACTTTTGGCTGaaaaaagccaaatttttctGCTTTCCATTTGTGCAAAAGaacttttttaaagttaaatttttttttcactaatGCTTGTTCTGCAATGCTTTTAGGCAAAAAGTACTTTTTTGAGCAAAAGCTCATTACAAACGGGGAGAAGAATGGGGCCTATGTATAAGAagtatataacatatatacatggtGAATGCCTTACGACCATTTGAGGTGGTCATGTCTATGAaataaatgtgtgatatggtaataagttGATAATACCCTGAACATGGATGtttgatttataattttgtaaacaTAGTATAATGGAGAAATGAGTAAAAaggggtgacttaaggcttggaaattagcctatTAAGGTCTatatggttggacacacgggcgtgtgtctaggccgtgtgtgacacatggttccctcccatgggtgtgtgctatgaCCGTGTGTCCTttgcatttaaaattttgagttagtataGGACACGggtgggtcacacgggcgtgtcccatagccgtgtcccaaagtcagtgttgcccatgaGCTAAGGGCACGGGCCTTccctaagccacacgggcgtgtgagtccacacggtccacctacacgggcgtgtggcacttcaaagctagaaatttattaagttgcccaaagtttaccGAATGTTTTCGGTTTTGTCCCGAGCCGTCTTAATGTAAGTTATAGGCCTCGATGGCCTGTTTAAGGGACGATAGCATATGttctaaaagttttaattttgggcgaaatttagtgacccgattttgtatgtttatgaatgtttaagttTTGTAATACCTCAAGCCTTGTCCCGGTGttagatacgggtgaggggtgttacaatctcggggattaatttgtaaagttatcaaggTAATAGggtatttccatggatgaatatggatgaagtatgaaatttatggtagaaaatgaaaggttgttgatagataaacaacttttgtaaagtgaattttgatgaaattatgatttaaggactaaattaaaaagatgtaaaattcatgaaaaaattttaCATGGGCTACtattgttatatgtaaaaatcgactaggtttggaataaggattaaattgcatgaatttcattttctgagtcTATGGacgaaattataattaataaaaaatattggggcaaaattgtaatttttcctaagatgtaaattggattgaattgaatgtgaattgtattaaattgagtcaaatttactcgtatagatctggatagattAGATACGAAGTCtgatcatggaaaagaaaaagtatcgaaTTAGTAGACTTTcgcatacacaaacaattatcgaggtaagttcccataactaaattgtatatttatatttttgaattgaatgttgtgtatgtgaattgaattgtgtAATTGACACGTAAGAAATTTAATCACTCATCCGATAATGTCTGAAAGTATTAAGCCCCGATAATGTCTGACAAGTATTAAGCCCCGTAtggataaatgaaattcgatggatacagggttcctgTATTGGTTGTGGCCTTGCATATGttacggacacaccacagctcgaaagagcgttccgttattagctcttatgagcttctcgttatatggttATTGCGAGCATTCTATTAATAGCTCTATGGAGCATCCCGATCGGTTGTGATCTTgtatgtgttgtggacacaccgaaGCTCTTTTGAGCGtctcgatatatggctcttcggagcttcccaatatggcttgcttgaacttcccgatatatggctatcttgggcttcctgattaatggctcttcggagctaccacatgagcttcctgagtatggctcttatgagcttcctattatagcccggataagcttctcgttacatggctcacaCTAGTTTCCTGTTTATGTGCTTTTATGAGCACTCCCGAATATGAGTTGATGGATTTACAGTATTGAACACTTCATGTATACTACCCATGTATCCATTGagatttcaaataattcaatgggTGAAATTCTGATATAAGTTAAGATGAATTCTGAATGAATCGTTACCcgtatttacttaaaaaaaacatggaaatatgatatttgatgagctcatccttgttcttgttattcacatgaaatacatgactaacatgtttgatgaggatatgtgtttaggctattGACTAAATTGATTTGGATGTACTATGTATGGTtattttaaatgtaaatgaatggtaagttaatttcccgttatacaaacttactaagcttaaaagcttactccatttaattttctctattttatagtacttgGAAGCTTGTAAAGGGTGGAACTTGGTTGGAGCCATATCACACTATCCCTCGGACTTTTCGGTATATAATAAGGcttattttggttataatggcatgtataggttaaattggccaaaTGATGGCATATAAATGTTTGGTTGAAACTAGTCATTAGTATGACTtgtgtttgatatattttgatatgtaaatatataGCCTAAATATGTTTGATGTGTGTGTTGGAAATGGTTAAATGATGAAAATCATTTAGGCCTATTGATGAATGGTTTGAGATAGCATAATTGGTAAAATATGttgatatgcatatatgtgtatttggtaagTATGAACACTTGAacatatgtgatgatatgtcatgcataagacttggtttatcttggttttaatgtcttgaattggttggtgaatgcattaaagtgttgatgtaggcggaagacaaattgggtgagaaatgtggccttggaaatgacttattttcatccacacgggcagagacataggcgtgtATCTCAactgtgtgagacacatggcctcgcacatgggcatgtggcttggctgtgtatcctttgcatttttaaaatttcaaaatagaatacTCAAATATTTTAACACCggtagaaacacgggcgtgtgtctcagccgtgtgtgtcacacggcctaacacacgggcatgtggcgtagccgtgtgacccctgcaccaaTTAAtacaagttagtatgctcacacgacctagcacacgggcatgtggcttggccatgtgacccaagtcagtatgtacctAAATTTGGACATGgactgggacacagccgtgtgccccattttgaatgcccacacggcctgagacacgggcatgtctctcgACCGTGTAAgctacacggcctagccacacgggcatgtgtcccctgcacctttgaaaatttttgagattttacgAAAAATTCTTTGAGCTCCCGGTTTAgtcttgacttgtttctaatgcatattttgggccttgaaggcccatataagggacaatattaatgaatatgattgatttatgatatgaATAGTAAACGATATGAATTAACagtatttgatctgtaaactccggtaatgctctgtaaccctatttcgacgacagatatgggttaggggtgttatggTGTGTCTTACATGACCGAGTCACATGCCCTTGTGCTAGCCGTCTGAActcaaaatgtaccttaaacaacaagtttaccattccctACAAGCTTGGACCATTAAGCAATTCAAAAATCACTCATTTAATctattcaaaacacgatcaaacaCATCCAATACATGTCGAAACagtcatcctaggtgcctaacacCCTCcttggtaccacaattatatcatcaaagcatcattcaaattcaaataataaacataccaaattcaattcattttgcctagttcatgagcacttaatcatcaatttaacataCCATAATATAACTTCAAACAAAAACAcatattcatatgtatatatcaaaccaatattaaacttataacctcatttacaatcaaaccacaaaataactattatttagacattctaggtacatgccgatacaaaaagataaacatcaccacatttgagataagatcgttgttggatgctgaatcgataAAAAAAGATTAGTACCTATCTTGCGCACGGAAAATAAAACCGTACGCagagtataaactcagtggtatttctataatccaagtatttaaagacaagatattacaaatatataattgaaatatagacacatattaatatttaaaaatcatcaCAACTACCATATACCAACTCTTTTAATTCATACATGATAGCATATCATaattcatttgtttcacaatatcctaattctcatacttgctatataaataacttttcacaattagaTTCACATTTCATTCAACAATGACATTATCCATTCtatattcaattcatgagtatataactcatatattccatgtaGTTAcaatatatttcacattttattttcaattcactatatcacttccatttctcataccattGCCACTTTAATAACAattatagaactttattattcatttacccttattaacataactctGACTctgacggatacacagatccaaacaaacacaccaatttggcactcagtgcctcatcggataattcgaagtagtaaattgacacccagtgtcttatcAATTAAAcagaagtaaattggcacccagtacCTTATCGAATAAATCCGAAGTGAtagattgacacccagtgtctcatcaactTGAAGTCAAAGAAGTCCTTGAACTCATCTAATCCTATGAcatgtcatctatatccgactcagcccgatacagttaataggatttaatttcactttccaaatacaaccaaacttcaattatcatatttgcacacatatctataattatttcaattc carries:
- the LOC107894175 gene encoding L10-interacting MYB domain-containing protein isoform X2; protein product: MSTSAIEVSGEKVKAVWDKRLTETFYDICIKEILKGNRSGTYFTKDGWLKIMINFEKETGMAFSQRQLKNRWDALKKEWKAWKKLKGEDTGLGWNPIKRTVDASDDWWESRLKVVPEAQKFRTSGIDPEFEGKLDQMFMGIVATGDKAWAPSSGTLCSDFFEDVNNEIHEEDDEENVRNDVHILNDVHILNDVHISNDVQIDGNGQKRKNPDISSSHFKTGRKKSSKQIGEAARLSSQIEKLCNAPDNMSQATSSLTHVMDPYGIPQAAKVLDSMSEEVPEASLLYFFTLRLLLNKDKRIMFLSINPKIRVLWLKMEMEDS
- the LOC107894175 gene encoding L10-interacting MYB domain-containing protein isoform X3, coding for MSTSAIEVSGEKVKAVWDKRLTETFYDICIKEILKGNRSGTYFTKDGWLKIMINFEKETGMAFSQRQLKNRWDALKKEWKAWKKLKGEDTGLGWNPIKRTVDASDDWWESRLKVVPEAQKFRTSGIDPEFEGKLDQMFMGIVATGDKAWAPSSGTLCSDFFEDVNNEIHEEDDEENVRNDVHISNDVQIDGNGQKRKNPDISSSHFKTGRKKSSKQIGEAARLSSQIEKLCNAPDNMSQATSSLTHVMDPYGIPQAAKVLDSMSEEVPEASLLYFFTLRLLLNKDKRIMFLSINPKIRVLWLKMEMEDS